From Pararge aegeria chromosome 9, ilParAegt1.1, whole genome shotgun sequence, the proteins below share one genomic window:
- the LOC120626393 gene encoding multiple epidermal growth factor-like domains protein 10, with translation MFPSPKIFSACAFIVFALVSSGDCQICTRRVNSLRWVRETYLQTYRESYNGHCFFRCTKYRTRSYQAEKRVPKNVVETLDECCMGYYQTESSSGSLFSSERIKCEPICRPSCRNGYCKSPGRCACYEGYQLARYMCYPICDKNCEHGTCIEPNKCKCDFGYELQNGTCKPHCNEPCINASCIAPDTCECLPGYRKSENNLCLPYCSNGCTHGTCVSPENCSCDDGWYKNENTCAPRCDIDCGGGYCGAPNTCVCYQGYKYSENGTCVPHCSNGCLHGTCVSPENCTCNDGYRKNSVDEACLPVCDFECGNGGACDAPNHCNCHVGYEKSVNGSCVAVCDSECIHGTCFSPHVCTCNAGYEKRPENDTCLPICEIDCGTGGTCVGPNVCECHRGHKKSKNDTCIPHCFSGCFHGTCVSPENCSCDDGWYKNENICSPRCDSDCGGGTCVAPNICMCHVGYNNSENGTCLPYCSNGCLHGTCVSPENCTCNYGYQKNSSDEVCLPVCDYECGDGGTCTAPNHCDCHHGYKKNVNGTCQPVCSFDCGVGGTCHSPDFCECHSGYKKTNDWVCVPHCSNECLHGTCVGPENCTCDFGWYKNSDDGACYPICEPSCGEGGICISPNVCQCNATYELTDTGTCAPYCSQGCPNGICIKPEICQCLEDWSKNESGDCTPICEKPCGNGSCLAPNICKCFEGYKLDEENAFDFFNESLCIPKCRGCNGTCIAPDLCSCDVPFEAKNVSINDGDCNCHTNCTKDSIKCDHIVCVTVKGDWDPTTDVTYSISSNVNYTSIPYGEKNDTITYEPSVDENHGVTVDVKVVETINGTENNESSSLVNTTKSYWSQYWIFIVAFVVVLTTIVGLVLVMKRRALSDYCNGGTYPLEDEKTIDLSTSL, from the exons ATGTTTCCGTCACCTAAAATATTTAGTGCGTGTGCGTTTATAGTGTTTGCATTAGTTTCTAGTGGGGATTGCCAAATATGTACGAGAAGAGTAAA ttcactCCGCTGGGTCCGAGAGACATACCTCCAAACGTACAGGGAATCTTATAATGGTCATTGCTTCTTCCGATGCACCAAATATCGCACCCGATCGTACCAAGCTGAAAAGAGAGTGCCG AAAAACGTCGTGGAAACTCTCGACGAATGTTGTATGGGCTATTACCAAACGGAAAGTTCATCTGGTAGTTTATTTTCAAGTGAGAG AATTAAATGTGAACCGATCTGCAGACCATCATGTAGAAATGGCTATTGCAAGTCGCCAGGTCGATGCGCATGTTACGAAGGCTACCAATTAGCCAGATACATGTGCTATCCCATATGCGATAAAAATTGTGAGCATGGAACATGCATAGAGCCGAATAAATGTAAGTGTGATTTTGGATATGAATTGCAAAATGGCACTTGTAAACCTCATTGCAACGAGCCGTGTATCAACGCCAGCTGCATCGCTCCGGATACATGCGAATGCCTCCCCGGATAtagaaaatctgaaaacaacCTTTGTCTTCCTTACTGTTCCAATGGATGTACTCACGGGACTTGCGTGAGTCCGGAAAACTGCAGTTGTGACGATGGTTGgtacaaaaatgaaaatacttgTGCGCCACGTTGTGATATTGATTGCGGTGGCGGTTATTGCGGAGCTCCGAATACTTGCGTATGTTACCAAGGCTATAAATATTCGGAAAATGGGACTTGTGTACCTCATTGTTCAAATGGATGTCTCCACGGAACTTGTGTTAGTCCAGAAAACTGCACTTGTAACGATGGATACCGAAAAAATTCAGTGGACGAAGCTTGTTTACCCGTTTGTGACTTTGAATGCGGCAATGGTGGTGCATGCGATGCCCCAAACCATTGTAATTGTCACGTTGGATACGAAAAATCGGTTAACGGATCCTGTGTTGCTGTTTGCGACAGTGAGTGTATCCATGGAACTTGTTTCAGCCCGCATGTGTGTACTTGTAACGCTGGATATGAAAAAAGACCAGAAAATGATACGTGTCTACCGATTTGTGAAATAGATTGCGGAACCGGTGGTACCTGTGTTGGTCCAAACGTTTGTGAATGCCACAGAGGTCATAAGAAGTCAAAAAATGATACGTGTATACCTCATTGCTTTAGTGGATGTTTCCACGGTACCTGCGTTAGTCCTGAGAACTGCAGCTGTGATGACGGGTggtataaaaatgaaaacatttgTTCGCCCCGATGTGATAGCGATTGTGGAGGCGGTACCTGTGTAGCTCCTAACATTTGCATGTGCCACGTTGGATATAATAATTCGGAAAACGGAACATGCTTACCTTATTGCTCAAATGGATGTCTCCATGGAACGTGTGTAAGTCCAGAAAACTGTACTTGCAACTATGGATATCAAAAAAATTCAAGCGACGAAGTTTGCTTACCTGTTTGTGATTATGAATGTGGTGATGGTGGCACATGCACTGCCCCGAACCACTGCGATTGCCATCATGGttataagaaaaatgtaaatgGTACGTGTCAGCCAGTTTGTAGTTTTGATTGCGGAGTGGGTGGTACATGTCATAGTCCAGATTTTTGCGAATGTCACAgtggttataaaaaaacaaatgattggGTCTGTGTACCTCATTGCTCTAATGAATGTCTCCACGGTACTTGTGTTGGTCCCGAAAATTGTACATGTGACTTTGGATGGTATAAAAATTCTGACGATGGTGCTTGCTATCCCATTTGTGAACCTAGCTGCGGCGAAGGCGGTATTTGCATTTCTCCGAATGTGTGTCAATGTAACGCTACTTATGAATTAACAGATACTGGAACATGTGCACCTTATTGTTCTCAAGGTTGCCCAAACGGCATTTGTATTAAACCAGAAATATGTCAATGTCTTGAAGACTGGAGTAAAAATGAGTCGGGTGATTGTACACCCATTTGTGAAAAACCTTGCGGCAACGGTTCCTGCTTAGCACCAAATATTTGCAAATGTTTCGAAGGATACAAATTAGATGAAGAAAatgcttttgatttttttaatgaatcacTTTGCATTCCTAAATGTAGGGGATGTAATGGTACTTGTATAGCTCCAGATTTGTGCAGTTGTGATGTTCCTTTCGAAGCAAAGAATGTTTCAATAAATGATGGAGACTGTAATTGTCACACGAACTGTACTAAAGACTCCATAAAATGTGACCATATTGTTTGTGTTACGGTAAAAGGCGATTGGGATCCTACCACGGATGTGACATATAGTATTTCAAGTAATGTTAACTACACCAGTATTCCTTACGGTGAAAAAAATGATACGATAACTTATGAGCCAAGTGTTGATGAAAATCATGGTGTCACAGTTGATGTTAAAGTTGTCGAAACAATTAACGGTACAGAAAATAATGAAAGTAGTTCTTTAGTTAATACCACGAAAAGTTATTG GTCACAATACTGGATTTTTATCGTTGCATTTGTTGTAGTTTTAACAACAATTGTAGGCCTAGTTTTAGTTATGAAGCGAAGGGCGCTTTCAGATTACTGTAACGGAGGCACTTACCCTCTCGAAG ATGAAAAAACAATAGATTTGTCTACCTCTTTGTGA